One Candidatus Poribacteria bacterium DNA window includes the following coding sequences:
- the guaB gene encoding IMP dehydrogenase yields MPPKFSKVALTFDDVSLIPGESNILPSAVDTSTQLTRRIRLNIPICSASMDTVTESDLAIALAREGGIGLIHYNCPIEQQVNEVDKVKRSESGMIIDPITLTPDKKVRDALEMTARYRIGGIPIVTKEGYLVGLITNRDLKYEEDPDLPVTELMTPSEQLVTASPGIELAKAKQILHQIRKEKLPIVDEEFRLCGLITIKDIDKVEKYPLACKDESGRLRVGAAISPSWDLEKVGLLVDAEVDVLSIDTAHGHHRNVINAVHRIKAEFPDVDLIAGNVVTAEATRQLIDAGVDAVKVGMGPGSICTTRVVTGIGIPQITAAYDCAQEADKDGVPVIADGGIRYSGDIAKALGAGASSVMIGSLLAGTEESPGETVIYQGRTYKIHRGMGSLSAMKERLGSERYSQSSESLAKLVPEGIEGRVPYKGQLGDFVYQLIGGLRAAMGYCGTPDIESLRIESRFVRIQSSGHRESHPHDIAITEEAPNYSVMM; encoded by the coding sequence ATGCCACCCAAATTTTCCAAGGTTGCACTGACATTTGATGATGTTTCATTAATCCCTGGTGAATCAAACATTCTGCCGAGTGCGGTTGATACAAGTACGCAGTTGACCCGCCGTATTCGCCTCAATATTCCAATTTGCAGTGCCTCGATGGATACCGTTACGGAATCCGACCTTGCGATTGCTTTGGCACGAGAGGGTGGTATTGGTCTCATCCATTACAACTGCCCCATTGAGCAGCAGGTCAATGAGGTTGATAAGGTCAAGCGCTCAGAAAGCGGAATGATTATCGATCCGATTACCTTGACGCCCGATAAGAAGGTTCGTGACGCGCTGGAAATGACCGCCCGTTACCGCATCGGCGGTATCCCGATTGTAACCAAAGAGGGTTATCTCGTTGGGCTAATCACCAATCGCGATCTGAAATATGAGGAAGATCCCGATCTGCCTGTGACTGAACTGATGACACCGAGCGAACAGTTGGTCACTGCCTCGCCTGGGATTGAGCTAGCAAAAGCGAAACAGATTCTGCACCAAATTCGGAAGGAAAAACTCCCAATCGTTGATGAGGAGTTTCGCTTGTGCGGACTTATCACAATCAAAGATATTGACAAGGTGGAAAAATATCCTTTAGCTTGTAAGGATGAGTCTGGGAGATTGAGGGTTGGTGCAGCAATTAGCCCTTCTTGGGATTTAGAAAAAGTGGGGCTTCTGGTTGACGCGGAGGTTGACGTATTATCAATAGATACCGCGCATGGCCATCATCGAAATGTGATCAATGCAGTGCATCGGATTAAGGCAGAATTTCCCGATGTGGACCTGATTGCTGGAAATGTTGTAACCGCTGAAGCAACTCGCCAGTTGATTGACGCGGGTGTTGATGCCGTTAAAGTGGGCATGGGTCCCGGATCAATCTGTACGACCCGTGTTGTCACAGGAATAGGGATTCCGCAGATTACGGCAGCGTACGATTGCGCACAAGAGGCGGACAAAGATGGCGTTCCAGTTATTGCTGATGGCGGTATTCGGTATTCAGGTGATATTGCGAAGGCTCTCGGCGCAGGGGCGAGTTCGGTGATGATAGGGAGTTTGCTTGCGGGTACGGAGGAAAGTCCCGGCGAAACGGTTATCTATCAAGGTCGTACCTATAAAATCCATCGGGGCATGGGTTCTTTATCCGCTATGAAGGAACGGCTCGGTAGCGAACGATACTCTCAAAGTAGTGAATCTTTAGCGAAGTTAGTGCCTGAAGGTATCGAAGGACGGGTGCCTTACAAAGGTCAGTTGGGTGATTTTGTCTATCAACTTATCGGAGGTCTCCGTGCTGCGATGGGATACTGTGGTACGCCGGACATTGAATCATTGCGGATTGAAAGCCGGTTTGTTCGGATACAGAGCAGCGGTCATCGCGAAAGTCACCCGCACGATATTGCGATTACGGAAGAAGCTCCCAATTATAGTGTAATGATGTGA
- a CDS encoding NADH-quinone oxidoreductase subunit I yields the protein MRVNEEMSFWDRLYIPGLIKGMLTTLKHIPKRKFTYQYPEDPRSVEERNDRYRGIHKLPLDSEENVKCVACFMCATACPADCITIQGGPAPEGWKTKEGYQREKYPEVFEINMLRCIFCGYCVEACPEDAIQMTGITLPQYFRERQKEGEVLGGSRKDFIFDRDMLIANNDIPEQGLHPDS from the coding sequence ATGAGAGTAAATGAAGAGATGTCGTTTTGGGATAGGCTTTATATCCCTGGACTTATTAAGGGCATGCTCACGACACTGAAACATATTCCCAAGAGGAAATTTACTTATCAGTACCCGGAAGACCCACGTAGTGTTGAGGAGCGCAATGATCGCTATCGTGGTATTCATAAGCTGCCCTTAGATTCAGAAGAAAATGTCAAATGTGTGGCATGCTTCATGTGTGCAACAGCCTGCCCGGCAGATTGTATCACCATTCAGGGCGGTCCTGCGCCCGAAGGCTGGAAAACGAAAGAGGGTTATCAACGCGAAAAATATCCCGAAGTTTTTGAAATCAATATGCTGCGTTGTATCTTCTGTGGATATTGCGTCGAAGCGTGTCCAGAAGATGCAATCCAGATGACAGGAATTACACTCCCGCAATACTTTAGAGAAAGACAGAAAGAGGGCGAAGTTCTCGGTGGTTCGCGGAAAGACTTTATCTTTGATCGAGATATGCTGATAGCTAATAATGACATTCCCGAACAAGGACTTCATCCCGATTCGTAA